A genomic window from Thioalkalivibrio sp. ALJ12 includes:
- a CDS encoding sulfite exporter TauE/SafE family protein, which yields MEFAFSGVAVLLLAAGFFAGALNALAGGGSFLTLPALMAVGVPPVAANATGTAALLPGYAASLLVDHRRLRTLWRDLRMRLLALFLIVGVLGGALGAALLLLTGDARFRAFIPWLLLLATLLFALGPWLQRRAAHAAHPALARVAGAGLGCVYGGYFNGGVGILLLAILRGQGMADLAQANALKNLLSTVLTLIAVVVFVVGGQVVATGLLAVGAGAILGARVGIGLLGVLPEPWYRHLVTLVGAGTTVLFFVDPVWLG from the coding sequence GTGGAGTTCGCCTTCTCCGGCGTTGCCGTATTGCTGCTTGCCGCCGGGTTCTTCGCTGGTGCCTTGAATGCCCTGGCCGGGGGCGGCAGCTTTCTTACGCTGCCGGCCCTGATGGCCGTGGGGGTCCCGCCGGTGGCGGCCAATGCCACCGGGACCGCCGCATTGCTGCCCGGGTACGCCGCCAGCCTGCTGGTGGACCATCGACGCCTGCGTACCCTCTGGCGGGATCTGAGAATGCGCCTGCTGGCGCTGTTCCTGATCGTGGGTGTGCTGGGCGGGGCGCTGGGTGCGGCCCTGCTCCTGCTTACGGGGGATGCGCGTTTTCGGGCCTTCATCCCCTGGCTGCTGTTGCTGGCGACCCTGCTGTTCGCGTTGGGTCCGTGGCTGCAGCGTCGCGCGGCCCATGCGGCACACCCGGCACTGGCCCGGGTGGCGGGCGCGGGGCTTGGCTGCGTCTACGGTGGCTATTTCAACGGCGGGGTCGGCATCCTGCTGCTGGCGATCCTGCGGGGGCAGGGGATGGCCGACCTGGCACAGGCTAATGCCCTGAAGAACCTGCTCTCCACGGTGCTGACGCTGATTGCCGTCGTGGTCTTTGTCGTGGGTGGACAGGTGGTTGCGACCGGGCTGCTGGCCGTCGGGGCCGGGGCCATTCTCGGCGCCCGGGTCGGGATTGGGCTACTGGGGGTTCTGCCCGAACCGTGGTACCGGCATCTGGTTACGCTGGTGGGTGCCGGTACTACGGTGCTCTTCTTCGTCGATCCGGTCTGGCTGGGGTAG